From one Bradyrhizobium sp. Ash2021 genomic stretch:
- a CDS encoding 5-carboxymethyl-2-hydroxymuconate Delta-isomerase: MPHFTIEYSANLDALVDMGNVVELVRKAAVETGIFPLGGIRVRAVKCEHYAIADGQKNLGFLDMVLRLGEGRDLATRKKAGEHIFKALSAHLDPVFANSKFALSFDMQINDKETSWKRNNIHEALKVEKVHG; this comes from the coding sequence ATGCCCCATTTCACGATCGAATATTCCGCCAATCTCGATGCCCTCGTCGATATGGGCAACGTCGTCGAACTGGTGCGCAAGGCCGCGGTCGAAACCGGCATCTTCCCGCTCGGCGGCATCCGCGTGCGTGCTGTCAAATGCGAACATTATGCGATCGCCGATGGCCAGAAAAACCTGGGCTTTCTCGACATGGTACTGCGGCTTGGCGAGGGGCGCGATCTCGCGACCCGCAAGAAGGCCGGCGAACACATCTTTAAGGCGCTGTCGGCCCATCTTGATCCAGTCTTTGCCAACAGCAAATTCGCGCTGTCGTTCGACATGCAGATCAACGACAAGGAAACCAGCTGGAAGCGCAACAACATCCACGAAGCCCTGAAAGTGGAGAAAGTCCATGGATAA
- the hpaH gene encoding 2-oxo-hept-4-ene-1,7-dioate hydratase: MALSKDEIRSAAERLDHAEKTRTQIRQISLEHPGVDIADAYAIQKAWIEMKVAQGRVVKGHKIGLTSKAMQSALNIDEPDSGILLDDMFFADGGLVPTDRFIATRVEAELAFVMKTRLAGPDCTMFDVLNATDFVVPALEILDTRIERVDRETKATRKIFDTIADNAANAGIVLGGRPIRPMDADLRWIGALCFRNGQLEETGLAAGVLNHPATSVAWLANKIAPNGLALEAGQVVLAGSFIRPIETRKGDTIQADYGPCGSVSCYFA; encoded by the coding sequence ATGGCCCTCTCCAAAGACGAAATCCGCAGCGCCGCCGAACGGCTCGATCACGCGGAGAAAACCCGGACACAGATCCGGCAGATTTCGCTGGAGCATCCCGGCGTCGATATCGCCGACGCCTACGCGATCCAGAAGGCGTGGATCGAGATGAAGGTGGCGCAGGGCCGCGTCGTCAAAGGCCACAAGATCGGCCTGACCTCGAAGGCGATGCAGAGCGCGCTCAATATCGACGAACCGGATTCCGGCATCCTGCTCGACGACATGTTCTTTGCCGATGGCGGGCTGGTCCCGACCGATCGCTTTATCGCGACGCGCGTCGAAGCGGAGCTTGCCTTCGTCATGAAGACGCGGCTGGCGGGGCCGGACTGCACCATGTTCGACGTCCTCAACGCCACCGACTTCGTGGTGCCCGCGCTGGAAATCCTCGATACGCGGATCGAGCGGGTCGACCGAGAGACCAAAGCGACCCGAAAGATCTTCGACACCATCGCCGACAACGCCGCGAATGCCGGCATCGTGCTCGGCGGCCGCCCGATACGGCCGATGGATGCCGATTTGCGCTGGATCGGCGCGCTTTGTTTCCGCAACGGCCAGTTGGAAGAAACCGGGCTTGCCGCCGGCGTGCTCAATCATCCCGCGACCAGCGTAGCCTGGCTTGCCAACAAGATCGCGCCGAACGGACTGGCGCTCGAAGCGGGTCAGGTGGTGCTGGCGGGATCCTTCATCCGCCCGATCGAGACCCGCAAAGGCGACACGATCCAGGCCGATTATGGTCCCTGCGGCTCGGTGAGCTGTTACTTCGCTTGA
- the hpaR gene encoding homoprotocatechuate degradation operon regulator HpaR: MREFSRSLPMSLLRAREAVMRQFRPSLRNHGLTEQQWRILRALTAVDAIEVTELARVAFLLGPSLSRILRDLEARHLIERRAAKADLRRGMVSISAKGLKLIEAVAPTSESIYAAITKLYGARKLSELQDMLSALEDSLSGLEVAGAGDAEADE; this comes from the coding sequence ATGCGCGAATTCTCGCGTTCGCTGCCGATGTCATTGTTGCGCGCGCGCGAGGCGGTCATGCGCCAGTTCCGTCCGTCGCTGCGCAATCACGGCCTGACCGAACAGCAATGGCGGATCCTGCGCGCGCTGACCGCGGTGGACGCGATCGAGGTGACGGAACTGGCGCGGGTCGCCTTCCTGCTCGGCCCGAGCCTGTCGCGAATCCTGCGGGACCTCGAGGCGCGCCATTTGATCGAGCGACGCGCGGCCAAGGCCGATCTGCGCCGCGGCATGGTGTCGATTTCGGCAAAGGGATTGAAGCTGATTGAGGCGGTCGCGCCGACGTCAGAATCTATTTATGCCGCTATCACCAAACTTTACGGTGCCCGCAAACTCAGCGAATTGCAGGACATGCTCAGCGCGCTGGAGGACAGCCTTTCGGGACTGGAAGTCGCTGGCGCCGGCGATGCCGAGGCGGACGAGTGA
- a CDS encoding ABC transporter substrate-binding protein produces the protein MKLTRRDFAAGIVAGIAAPHIITSAKAQGATIKIGMCVPATGPAAEQGLWAQNGAKLALAAVNKAGGVLGKQVELVIEDDQTTNPGIVLAFSKLAAQNDIVAFLGSIRSTQVHAMAPDVLKLGKPVMIGGTDPTLTHMGNQWLFRFRPNDSYSGRVIADYGVNTLGKKKWAIVHSTDAFGTAGGKALASALEKLGTPAVLDQGYANQSQDFTPVVLAVKQSGADVLGTYFTFENDLGIFARQLRQLGVNIPWVGSPSVVAVSSTKLAGPALYGTYGVADYAEESSDASKTFGKAYRDAYKTAPDNQSAWPYDAVTILSAAINKAGSTDPGKIREALLATKKTPGAEGEYNFDQNGDGLHGYNVVKNDKGTIVYDKHIDFND, from the coding sequence ATGAAGCTTACGAGACGCGATTTCGCGGCCGGTATCGTAGCCGGTATTGCCGCACCCCACATCATCACCAGTGCGAAGGCGCAGGGCGCCACTATCAAGATCGGCATGTGCGTGCCGGCGACGGGGCCCGCGGCCGAACAGGGGCTTTGGGCGCAGAACGGTGCAAAGCTTGCGCTCGCAGCCGTCAACAAGGCCGGCGGCGTGCTCGGCAAACAGGTCGAACTCGTCATCGAAGACGACCAAACCACCAATCCCGGTATCGTTCTGGCGTTTTCGAAACTGGCCGCGCAGAACGACATCGTCGCCTTCCTGGGTTCGATCCGCTCGACCCAGGTGCATGCCATGGCCCCCGACGTTCTCAAGCTCGGCAAACCCGTCATGATCGGGGGAACCGATCCCACGCTCACCCATATGGGCAATCAATGGCTGTTCCGCTTCCGGCCCAATGACAGCTATTCCGGCCGCGTCATCGCCGACTACGGCGTCAACACGCTCGGCAAGAAAAAATGGGCGATCGTCCATTCGACCGACGCCTTCGGAACCGCAGGGGGAAAGGCCCTGGCCTCGGCGCTCGAAAAGCTCGGCACCCCGGCGGTGCTCGACCAGGGCTATGCCAACCAGAGCCAGGATTTCACGCCGGTCGTGCTGGCGGTGAAGCAGTCCGGCGCCGACGTTCTCGGCACGTATTTTACCTTCGAAAACGATCTCGGGATTTTCGCCCGTCAGCTCCGTCAGCTCGGCGTCAACATTCCCTGGGTGGGCTCGCCCTCGGTGGTGGCGGTTTCGTCGACCAAACTGGCCGGCCCGGCGCTGTATGGCACCTATGGCGTGGCCGATTACGCGGAAGAATCCAGCGACGCCTCCAAGACCTTCGGCAAGGCCTATCGTGACGCCTACAAGACCGCGCCGGACAATCAAAGCGCATGGCCCTACGATGCCGTCACCATCCTGTCGGCGGCGATCAACAAGGCCGGCTCGACCGATCCCGGGAAAATCCGCGAGGCGCTGCTTGCCACCAAGAAAACCCCCGGTGCGGAAGGCGAATACAATTTCGACCAGAACGGCGATGGCCTGCACGGCTACAATGTCGTGAAGAACGACAAGGGAACTATCGTTTACGACAAGCACATCGACTTCAACGATTGA
- a CDS encoding branched-chain amino acid ABC transporter permease: protein MDLALQLLFTGIGIGAVYALVALGFVLIFRATNVVNFAQGEFSMVAAYLMVVFAVDLGWPYWLSFLLALTGMALVGVIFNLGVYYPLRHRTFLPVIIATIGASILLANSVLAIYGPQPQVLQGWFETPGIQLGPVYLDSQYLLIIAVTFALVIFNYWFFEKTLLGKKLQATSQDKEMASLLGISVSTMIMITFIYSAVLGGLAGILVAPVLFVSIQMGSTIALKAFAATIIGGFGDVAGAIIGGLALGVIETFGAAYISVPYKDGFAFLVLVAFLIFRPQGIFGERVAEKA, encoded by the coding sequence ATGGATCTCGCACTGCAACTGCTCTTTACCGGCATCGGCATCGGCGCCGTTTATGCGCTGGTCGCGCTCGGCTTCGTGCTGATCTTCCGCGCCACCAATGTGGTGAATTTTGCGCAAGGCGAATTCTCAATGGTCGCCGCCTATCTGATGGTGGTGTTCGCCGTCGATCTCGGCTGGCCCTATTGGCTGTCGTTCCTGCTCGCGCTCACCGGCATGGCCTTGGTCGGCGTGATCTTCAATCTCGGGGTCTATTATCCGCTGCGTCATCGCACGTTCCTGCCCGTCATCATCGCGACCATCGGCGCTTCGATCCTGCTCGCCAATTCCGTGCTTGCGATCTACGGCCCGCAGCCGCAGGTGCTGCAGGGTTGGTTCGAGACGCCCGGCATCCAGCTCGGCCCGGTCTATCTCGACAGCCAGTATCTCCTGATCATCGCAGTGACGTTTGCGCTGGTGATCTTCAACTACTGGTTCTTCGAGAAGACGCTGCTCGGCAAGAAGCTGCAGGCGACCTCGCAGGACAAGGAAATGGCCTCGCTGCTCGGCATTTCCGTTTCCACGATGATCATGATCACCTTCATCTATTCGGCCGTGCTCGGCGGTCTCGCCGGCATCCTCGTCGCACCCGTGCTGTTCGTGTCGATCCAGATGGGCTCGACGATCGCGCTGAAAGCCTTTGCCGCCACCATCATCGGCGGCTTCGGCGATGTCGCGGGCGCGATCATCGGCGGACTGGCGCTCGGCGTGATCGAAACCTTTGGCGCGGCGTATATCTCCGTGCCCTACAAGGACGGCTTTGCGTTCCTGGTGCTGGTGGCGTTCCTGATCTTCCGGCCGCAGGGTATTTTTGGCGAACGCGTGGCGGAGAAAGCATGA
- a CDS encoding branched-chain amino acid ABC transporter ATP-binding protein/permease, translated as MSSPSENMPVTVSVPRSKPLLLRHLPYFIGAAALVALAATMQFDGYILNILMQATTFAIAVFGLSVVLGLCGQINLAQAAFFGFGAYAVGIGTSDYHISYWFCLLAGCLMALVAGAVLGMSTLRLGGHYLAMVTISFQQIVTLVMINAIWLTHGPDGVSRIGRPDLFQSSQSYLAFCVGMLALVGYFVWHLPDTRLGRAMRAVRDNELAAGVVGIDVFRTKVYAFALCAVLGGLAGGLFAGGFAYVSPDQFSFAESIVFLTMSLLGGVASPIGSAIGTGLLILIPEWLRFLKSVPGLYLAIYGLSVILIIRFMPDGIWGFVAAAFERWRAQLKTPPAAAALQLKPATVGGDIVLEVTGLSKYFGGLKAVDGVDIAVKRGGVHALIGPNGSGKTTTLNVLSGLYKATAGKILLDGTDITTMPPHQRTAAGLGRTFQNIRLFRSMTALENVEIGAERPGNKMIGEGGDAALTERAMEALTFVGLGGRANELISGFSYGHQRLIEIARALAANPTLLLLDEPAAGLNSTEKLELHELLKRIAAQGLTILIIDHDMTLVSEAAQHITVLNFGRRIADGESMAVLRHPDVVSAYLGTE; from the coding sequence ATGAGCTCCCCCAGCGAAAATATGCCGGTTACCGTGTCCGTGCCGCGTTCGAAGCCGCTGCTGCTTCGGCATCTGCCGTATTTCATCGGCGCGGCTGCGCTCGTCGCGCTCGCCGCAACCATGCAGTTCGATGGTTACATCCTCAACATCCTGATGCAGGCGACCACGTTTGCAATCGCGGTGTTCGGCCTTTCGGTGGTGCTCGGCCTCTGCGGCCAGATCAATCTGGCGCAGGCGGCGTTCTTCGGTTTCGGCGCCTATGCCGTCGGTATCGGCACGTCAGACTACCACATCAGCTACTGGTTCTGCCTGCTGGCGGGCTGCCTGATGGCGCTGGTCGCCGGCGCGGTGTTGGGCATGTCGACGCTGCGTCTCGGCGGGCATTACCTCGCCATGGTGACGATCTCGTTCCAGCAGATCGTCACGCTGGTCATGATCAACGCGATCTGGCTCACCCATGGTCCGGACGGCGTGTCGCGGATCGGCCGGCCTGATCTGTTCCAGAGTTCGCAATCCTATCTCGCGTTCTGCGTCGGCATGCTCGCGCTGGTCGGCTATTTCGTCTGGCATCTGCCGGACACGCGGCTTGGACGCGCGATGCGCGCGGTGCGCGACAACGAGCTTGCGGCCGGCGTCGTCGGCATCGACGTGTTCCGCACCAAGGTCTACGCGTTCGCGCTGTGCGCGGTGCTGGGCGGGCTGGCCGGCGGCCTGTTCGCCGGCGGATTTGCCTATGTCAGCCCGGATCAATTTTCGTTCGCCGAATCGATCGTGTTCCTCACGATGTCCTTGCTCGGCGGCGTGGCCTCTCCAATCGGCTCGGCGATCGGCACGGGGTTGTTGATCCTGATCCCGGAATGGCTGCGCTTCCTCAAAAGCGTTCCCGGACTTTATCTGGCGATCTACGGCCTGTCCGTGATCCTGATCATACGCTTCATGCCTGATGGTATCTGGGGCTTTGTCGCCGCCGCCTTTGAGCGATGGCGCGCGCAGCTCAAGACGCCGCCGGCGGCGGCCGCGTTGCAACTGAAGCCCGCGACCGTCGGCGGCGATATCGTGCTCGAAGTCACCGGGCTCTCGAAATATTTCGGCGGCCTCAAAGCGGTCGACGGCGTCGATATCGCGGTCAAGCGCGGCGGCGTGCATGCGCTGATCGGGCCGAACGGTTCCGGCAAGACCACGACGCTCAACGTGCTCTCCGGCCTCTACAAGGCAACCGCGGGCAAAATATTACTCGACGGCACCGACATCACCACCATGCCGCCGCATCAGCGCACGGCCGCGGGCCTCGGGCGTACGTTCCAGAACATCCGTCTGTTCCGCTCGATGACCGCGCTGGAAAACGTCGAGATCGGTGCCGAGCGTCCCGGCAACAAGATGATCGGCGAGGGCGGTGACGCCGCCCTGACCGAACGGGCGATGGAAGCGCTGACCTTCGTCGGTCTGGGCGGCCGCGCCAATGAACTGATCTCGGGCTTCTCCTACGGCCACCAGCGGCTGATCGAGATCGCACGCGCGCTCGCCGCCAATCCGACGCTGCTTTTGCTCGACGAGCCCGCGGCCGGCTTGAACTCGACCGAAAAACTCGAACTGCATGAACTGCTGAAGCGGATCGCAGCGCAAGGCCTCACCATCCTGATCATCGATCACGACATGACGCTGGTCTCGGAAGCCGCCCAGCACATCACCGTGCTCAATTTCGGACGCCGCATCGCGGACGGCGAATCGATGGCGGTGCTGCGCCATCCCGACGTCGTCTCCGCCTATCTCGGAACCGAATAA
- a CDS encoding ABC transporter ATP-binding protein — protein sequence MALLEIHDLVVRYGEIEALRGISLNVEEGQVVTLLGANGAGKSTTLRAISGLAKPASGDILYDGKPIAGLGPEAIVRMGISHVPEGRRVFPGLTVKENIMLGASNRRVATSQLSREADAMFDLFPDIRAFSNALGWTLSGGQLQMVAVARGLMAKPRLLLLDEPSLGLAPVIVQAVFRIISQIRQDTTVLLVEQNARMGLSVADHGFVLETGRIVLGGKPDELWGNEAIAAAYLGGHAKASA from the coding sequence ATGGCGCTGCTCGAAATCCACGATCTGGTGGTCCGCTACGGCGAAATCGAGGCGCTGCGCGGTATCTCGCTCAATGTCGAAGAGGGCCAGGTGGTGACCCTGCTCGGCGCCAACGGCGCCGGCAAGTCGACCACGCTGCGCGCGATCTCCGGTCTCGCCAAGCCTGCATCCGGCGACATCCTTTACGACGGCAAGCCGATCGCCGGTCTCGGACCGGAAGCGATCGTGCGCATGGGCATCTCGCACGTGCCGGAAGGGCGGCGGGTGTTCCCGGGCCTGACCGTGAAAGAAAACATCATGCTCGGCGCGTCCAATCGCCGGGTCGCAACGTCGCAATTGTCGCGCGAAGCGGACGCGATGTTCGACCTGTTTCCGGACATCCGCGCGTTCTCCAATGCGCTGGGCTGGACCTTGTCCGGCGGCCAGTTGCAGATGGTCGCGGTCGCCCGCGGGCTGATGGCGAAGCCGCGGCTGTTGCTCTTGGACGAGCCGTCGCTGGGGCTCGCGCCGGTGATCGTGCAGGCGGTGTTCCGCATTATTTCGCAGATCAGACAAGACACCACGGTCTTGCTCGTCGAGCAAAATGCGCGCATGGGACTTTCAGTTGCCGATCACGGCTTCGTCCTGGAAACCGGACGGATCGTGCTGGGCGGCAAGCCCGACGAATTGTGGGGCAACGAAGCCATTGCCGCCGCCTATCTCGGCGGTCACGCCAAAGCAAGCGCCTAG
- a CDS encoding malate/lactate/ureidoglycolate dehydrogenase, whose amino-acid sequence MVTIKVENLINFVAEVFSHSESSPEEARRIATYLTTANLTGHDSHGVIRVPVYVRWKKMGSVVPNQTAEVVVDTPSLAVVDGKFGYGQTVTPQAVRIGIEKCKKAGLAAIALRNAGHIGRVGDWAEMAAAEGLVSVHFVNAAGSLLVAPFGGVQKRLSTAPYCVGIPRQGQDPIVLDFATSIVAEGKVLVASRGGKKLPKGALIDADGTLSEDPAVLYGPHTAEGPRDHTNGSGAIRAFGEHKGSGLAFICELLGGALTGTGATAPDRRFANGMLAFYVDPKVIDTSHFFDGEISRYVDFIRATKPVAGVDAVLIPGDPERKMRAERTKNGVPLPDDTWAAIVNTAREVGVSEVSIQRATA is encoded by the coding sequence ATGGTCACGATCAAGGTTGAAAACCTCATCAATTTCGTTGCTGAGGTATTTTCGCATTCGGAATCCTCGCCCGAGGAAGCCCGGCGCATCGCGACGTACCTTACAACCGCGAACCTGACCGGCCATGACAGCCACGGCGTGATCCGCGTGCCCGTTTATGTCAGGTGGAAGAAGATGGGTTCGGTGGTTCCCAATCAGACCGCGGAGGTCGTGGTCGATACGCCGTCGCTGGCGGTGGTCGACGGCAAGTTCGGCTATGGACAGACGGTGACGCCGCAGGCGGTCAGGATCGGCATCGAGAAGTGCAAGAAGGCGGGCCTTGCCGCCATTGCGCTGCGCAATGCCGGCCACATCGGCCGCGTCGGCGACTGGGCGGAGATGGCCGCCGCCGAAGGGCTGGTGTCGGTCCACTTCGTCAATGCCGCGGGTTCGCTTTTGGTCGCGCCGTTTGGTGGCGTGCAGAAGCGGCTGTCGACCGCGCCCTATTGCGTCGGCATTCCGCGCCAGGGCCAGGATCCGATCGTGCTGGATTTCGCGACCTCGATCGTCGCCGAAGGCAAGGTGCTGGTGGCCAGCCGCGGCGGCAAGAAATTGCCGAAGGGGGCGCTGATCGACGCCGACGGCACGTTGAGCGAGGACCCGGCGGTGCTGTACGGCCCGCACACCGCGGAAGGCCCGCGCGACCATACCAATGGGTCAGGCGCGATCCGCGCCTTCGGTGAGCACAAGGGCTCGGGGCTGGCCTTCATCTGCGAACTGCTCGGCGGCGCGTTGACCGGCACCGGTGCCACCGCGCCGGACCGGCGTTTCGCTAACGGCATGCTGGCGTTCTATGTTGATCCCAAGGTGATCGACACCAGCCATTTCTTCGACGGCGAAATCTCGCGCTATGTCGATTTCATCCGGGCCACCAAGCCGGTCGCGGGCGTCGATGCGGTGCTGATCCCCGGCGATCCCGAGCGGAAAATGCGCGCCGAGCGCACCAAAAACGGGGTACCCTTGCCTGACGACACCTGGGCGGCGATAGTGAATACCGCACGCGAGGTCGGCGTCAGCGAGGTCAGCATTCAGCGGGCAACGGCATAG
- a CDS encoding aldolase/citrate lyase family protein, producing MANNVKKVWASGKAVVNAWLAIPSGFSAEVIAQCGFDSVTVDMQHGVQDYLSMVQCFQAMNGHPVTPMVRVPWNEPGIIGKVLDGGAYGVICPMINTPQEAKNLVAYSKYPPKGTRSNGPIRSGMYGSAGTYQQTANDEIVLLPMMETKTAVENMESILDVEGINGVYIGPSDLGFSYGLVPKLDRDEPEILKIYEKIVKECGKRGLYPGIHCSGAEGAVRAINMGFKLVTLSNESGLMMTYAKMQVNQTRKDSAGKA from the coding sequence GTGGCAAATAACGTCAAGAAAGTATGGGCCTCGGGCAAGGCTGTGGTGAACGCCTGGCTTGCGATCCCGTCGGGCTTCTCCGCCGAGGTGATCGCGCAATGCGGGTTCGACAGCGTGACCGTCGACATGCAGCATGGCGTGCAGGATTACCTGTCGATGGTGCAGTGCTTCCAGGCGATGAACGGCCATCCGGTGACGCCGATGGTCCGCGTGCCCTGGAACGAGCCCGGCATCATCGGAAAAGTGCTCGACGGCGGCGCCTATGGCGTGATCTGCCCGATGATCAATACGCCGCAGGAAGCCAAGAACCTGGTTGCCTATTCCAAATATCCGCCGAAGGGCACGCGGTCGAACGGCCCGATCCGTTCCGGCATGTACGGCTCGGCCGGCACCTATCAGCAGACCGCCAACGACGAGATCGTGCTGCTGCCGATGATGGAGACCAAGACGGCGGTCGAGAACATGGAATCGATCCTCGACGTCGAAGGCATCAACGGCGTCTATATCGGCCCGTCCGACCTCGGCTTCTCCTACGGCCTGGTGCCGAAGCTCGACCGTGACGAGCCGGAGATCCTCAAGATCTATGAGAAGATCGTCAAGGAATGCGGCAAGCGCGGCCTCTATCCCGGCATCCACTGCTCCGGTGCCGAGGGCGCGGTGCGCGCCATCAACATGGGCTTCAAGCTCGTGACGCTGTCGAACGAGAGCGGGTTGATGATGACCTACGCCAAGATGCAGGTGAACCAGACCCGGAAGGATTCCGCCGGCAAGGCGTAA